In Desulfuromonas acetexigens, the following proteins share a genomic window:
- a CDS encoding DUF1858 domain-containing protein, producing the protein MSQKVTKDMTFHQVMQMSPEVVGVLRQFNLGCVGCMGAMNESLEQGATAHGLDVNELLKALNAIFEK; encoded by the coding sequence ATGAGCCAGAAAGTCACCAAGGATATGACCTTTCACCAAGTGATGCAGATGAGCCCGGAAGTTGTCGGAGTTCTGCGCCAGTTTAATCTCGGCTGCGTCGGTTGCATGGGCGCCATGAACGAAAGTCTGGAGCAGGGCGCCACCGCTCACGGCCTGGATGTCAACGAGCTGCTCAAGGCGCTCAACGCTATTTTCGAAAAGTAA
- the recG gene encoding ATP-dependent DNA helicase RecG → MSLTPTRKRSTQLLATPLETIRGVGSRVLEKLAKLGLHTVEDALYCLPFRYEDRRQLKKIAQLLPGTEQVFTGEITYAAETVTPRARKKIFEAMVSDGSGQVALKWFRYRGDWMKKQFAVGRKAVFIGEIKRFGALREVHHPDVEFLPEGADAETILRADPLSFGRILPVYPLTEGLPQKSLRKIMKEVVDCYASLAVSAIPDDIASRAQLLPLDEAFRQAHWPEADVSLAALEEGRDAARRTLVFDEFFFLELGLALKRRGVVLEEGIPFQVEHRYTRPLAKMLPFQLTAAQRRVLGEIKADLMAPHPMNRLVQGDVGCGKTIVALMAALIAIENDTQVAVVAPTEILAEQHYLQFHRWLEVLGLRCALLTGSQSGKEKREVLEAVRTGAIHLVVGTHALLQEGVEFRQLGLGIIDEQHRFGVRQRGVLKRKGISPHILVMTATPIPRTLSLTLYGDLALSVIDELPPGRTPVVTKVLTENYRERAYNFIKKEIGQGRQAYIVYPLVKESEKSDLLAASEGAAQLQAEVFPESKVGLLHGQMKPDEKEAVMEDFKKRRIDILVSTTVIEVGIDVPNATVMLVEHAERFGLAQLHQLRGRVGRGADQSHCLLIRSQRCSEDGMKRLQVMTETSDGFRIAEADLEIRGPGEFLGTRQAGLPDFRVANLLRDGRVLEDARREAFRLAAEEDFMTHPQYEEVRQVLMERWGNRLELASIG, encoded by the coding sequence ATGTCTCTGACTCCCACCCGAAAACGCAGTACGCAACTGCTTGCCACCCCCCTGGAGACCATCCGGGGGGTCGGATCCCGTGTTCTGGAAAAACTCGCCAAACTCGGACTCCACACCGTGGAGGACGCCCTCTACTGCCTGCCATTCCGCTACGAAGACCGTCGCCAACTCAAAAAAATAGCGCAACTGCTCCCGGGCACCGAACAGGTTTTCACTGGGGAAATCACCTATGCCGCCGAGACCGTCACCCCCCGCGCCCGCAAAAAGATTTTTGAGGCGATGGTCAGCGACGGCAGCGGCCAGGTAGCGCTTAAATGGTTTCGTTATCGCGGCGACTGGATGAAAAAACAGTTCGCCGTCGGCCGCAAGGCGGTTTTCATCGGCGAGATCAAGCGCTTTGGCGCCCTGCGCGAAGTGCACCACCCCGACGTGGAATTCCTTCCCGAAGGGGCCGATGCCGAGACGATCCTGCGCGCCGATCCTTTGAGTTTCGGCCGCATCCTGCCGGTCTATCCCCTCACCGAAGGCCTGCCGCAAAAGAGCTTGCGCAAGATCATGAAAGAGGTGGTCGATTGCTACGCCTCCCTCGCGGTCTCCGCCATCCCCGATGACATCGCTTCCCGCGCGCAACTACTCCCCCTGGACGAAGCCTTCCGCCAAGCCCATTGGCCCGAGGCCGACGTTTCACTGGCCGCGTTGGAAGAGGGGAGGGATGCCGCTCGCCGCACCCTGGTTTTCGACGAATTTTTCTTTCTCGAACTCGGTCTGGCCCTGAAACGCCGGGGCGTCGTTCTTGAGGAAGGGATTCCCTTCCAAGTCGAGCACCGTTACACCCGGCCCCTGGCGAAGATGCTCCCGTTCCAGCTCACCGCCGCCCAGCGCCGGGTGCTTGGCGAAATCAAAGCCGATCTCATGGCCCCCCATCCGATGAATCGGCTGGTACAGGGGGATGTCGGTTGCGGCAAGACCATCGTCGCCCTGATGGCGGCGCTCATTGCTATCGAAAACGACACCCAGGTGGCGGTGGTCGCGCCGACGGAAATCCTCGCAGAGCAGCACTATCTGCAGTTTCACCGCTGGCTCGAAGTCCTGGGGCTGCGCTGTGCGCTCTTGACCGGCTCGCAAAGCGGCAAGGAGAAACGGGAAGTCCTCGAAGCCGTCCGTACAGGCGCCATCCATCTCGTCGTCGGTACTCATGCGTTGCTGCAAGAAGGGGTGGAATTCCGGCAGCTTGGCCTTGGGATCATCGACGAGCAGCACCGTTTCGGGGTGCGTCAGCGGGGTGTGCTCAAACGCAAGGGAATCTCCCCGCACATCCTGGTCATGACCGCCACGCCCATCCCCCGCACCCTCTCCCTGACCCTCTACGGCGATCTCGCCCTGTCCGTCATCGACGAACTGCCGCCGGGACGAACCCCCGTCGTCACCAAGGTGTTGACGGAAAATTACAGAGAGCGGGCCTATAATTTCATTAAAAAAGAAATAGGGCAGGGGAGGCAGGCCTATATTGTCTATCCGCTGGTGAAGGAATCGGAAAAATCCGATCTTCTCGCCGCCAGCGAAGGGGCCGCCCAACTGCAAGCTGAGGTGTTTCCCGAATCCAAGGTCGGGTTGCTGCACGGACAGATGAAGCCGGACGAAAAAGAAGCGGTGATGGAGGATTTCAAAAAGCGCCGGATCGATATTCTCGTATCGACCACGGTCATCGAGGTCGGCATTGATGTGCCCAACGCTACGGTGATGCTGGTGGAACATGCCGAGCGCTTTGGCCTGGCCCAACTCCACCAGCTGCGCGGGCGGGTCGGGCGCGGCGCCGATCAGAGCCATTGTTTGCTGATCCGCTCCCAGCGTTGCAGCGAGGACGGCATGAAACGCTTGCAGGTGATGACCGAAACCAGCGACGGTTTCCGCATCGCCGAAGCCGACCTAGAAATCCGCGGCCCCGGCGAATTTCTCGGCACCCGGCAAGCGGGCCTGCCCGACTTCCGCGTCGCCAATCTCCTCCGCGACGGCCGTGTCCTCGAGGACGCCCGCCGCGAAGCCTTCCGCCTCGCCGCCGAGGAGGATTTCATGACCCATCCGCAATATGAGGAAGTACGGCAGGTGCTGATGGAGCGCTGGGGGAATCGGCTGGAGTTGGCGAGTATCGGCTGA
- the carA gene encoding glutamine-hydrolyzing carbamoyl-phosphate synthase small subunit has protein sequence MKAILALADGRVFHGKSFGATGEVTGEVVFNTSMTGYQEILTDPSYRGEIVTMTYPMIGNCGINPEDVESSRPHLAGFVVKEYHEVPSNWRARMSLDAYLKENGIVGIQGIDTRALVRHIRDHGAQTGIISSVDTDSASLVEKAKAAPSIVGRDLVREVTCEAPYHWDEGLWELGQGYTRPEAPARFKVVAYDFGIKRNILRNLVSLGCDVTVVPAETPAEEVLAMNPDGVFLSNGPGDPEPIHYAQENIRKILGKKPIFGICLGHQLLSLALGGKTYKLKFGHRGGNQPVLQGDQHAVEITSQNHGFAVDAASITDSAIQTHVNLNDNTVEGICHRTLPAFSVQYHPEASPGPHDARYLFDRFIAMMAEAKQAQGKR, from the coding sequence ATGAAAGCCATTCTGGCCCTGGCCGACGGCCGGGTCTTCCACGGAAAATCCTTCGGCGCCACCGGCGAAGTCACCGGCGAGGTGGTCTTCAACACCAGCATGACCGGCTATCAGGAGATCCTTACCGATCCTTCCTATCGCGGCGAGATCGTCACCATGACCTACCCGATGATCGGCAACTGCGGCATCAACCCCGAGGATGTGGAATCCTCCCGCCCACATCTGGCCGGTTTCGTGGTCAAGGAATACCACGAGGTGCCGAGCAACTGGCGTGCACGCATGAGCCTCGACGCCTATCTCAAGGAGAACGGCATCGTCGGCATCCAGGGGATCGACACCCGGGCGCTGGTCCGCCACATCCGCGACCACGGCGCCCAGACCGGGATTATCTCCTCGGTCGATACGGATAGCGCGAGCCTGGTAGAAAAGGCTAAGGCGGCGCCCTCCATCGTCGGCCGCGACCTGGTGCGGGAAGTGACCTGCGAGGCCCCCTACCATTGGGACGAAGGGTTGTGGGAACTGGGCCAGGGCTATACGCGCCCCGAGGCGCCGGCGCGCTTCAAGGTGGTGGCTTACGATTTCGGCATCAAACGCAACATCCTGCGCAATCTGGTCAGTCTCGGTTGCGACGTCACCGTCGTTCCCGCCGAGACTCCGGCCGAAGAGGTGCTGGCGATGAATCCGGACGGGGTTTTCCTCAGCAACGGCCCCGGTGATCCCGAGCCGATCCACTACGCTCAGGAAAACATCCGCAAAATTCTTGGCAAGAAGCCGATTTTCGGCATCTGCCTCGGCCATCAGCTGCTCAGCCTGGCCCTGGGCGGCAAAACCTATAAGCTCAAGTTCGGCCATCGCGGCGGCAACCAGCCGGTCTTGCAGGGGGATCAGCACGCCGTGGAGATCACTTCGCAGAATCACGGCTTCGCCGTCGATGCCGCCTCCATCACCGACAGCGCGATACAAACCCATGTCAATCTCAACGACAACACCGTCGAGGGGATCTGTCATCGGACGCTCCCGGCCTTCTCCGTCCAGTACCATCCCGAGGCTTCCCCCGGTCCCCACGACGCCCGCTATCTCTTCGACCGCTTCATCGCGATGATGGCAGAGGCAAAGCAGGCTCAAGGAAAAAGGTAA
- the greA gene encoding transcription elongation factor GreA, with protein MSHSIPMTQEGYQRLQEELKKLIRVDRPKVVQDIAEARGHGDLSENAEYDAAKDRQGFIEGRIKELNDKIARAQVINPAELDTDKVVFGATVTIFDVDSGTEVTYQIVGEDEADLKQGKISVTSPVGKALIGHKLDDEVRIKVPSGLRIYEIIDIKYE; from the coding sequence ATGTCCCATTCCATACCCATGACCCAGGAAGGCTATCAGCGCCTTCAGGAAGAACTCAAGAAGCTGATTCGTGTCGATCGTCCGAAAGTTGTCCAGGACATCGCCGAAGCCCGCGGCCATGGAGATCTCTCGGAAAACGCCGAGTACGATGCGGCCAAGGATCGTCAGGGTTTCATCGAAGGTCGCATCAAGGAACTGAACGATAAAATCGCCCGCGCCCAGGTCATCAACCCGGCGGAACTCGATACCGACAAGGTGGTTTTCGGTGCGACCGTGACCATCTTCGACGTCGATTCCGGCACGGAAGTGACCTATCAGATCGTTGGCGAGGATGAAGCCGATCTCAAGCAGGGGAAGATCTCGGTCACCTCCCCGGTGGGCAAGGCTCTTATTGGCCACAAGCTCGATGACGAAGTGCGTATCAAGGTGCCCTCGGGGCTGCGCATCTACGAAATCATCGACATCAAATACGAATAA
- the carB gene encoding carbamoyl-phosphate synthase large subunit, protein MPKRTDIKKILIVGAGPIVIGQACEFDYSGTQACKALKEEGYEVVLLNSNPATIMTDPGFADRTYVEPVTPEVLARIIEKERPDALLPTLGGQTALNTAVAVAKNGTLDKFGVELIGAKLPAIEMAEDRTLFKQAMERIGVAVPRSGLAHNYQEVLEVIEHVGFPAIIRPSFTLGGTGGGIAYNREEYETMAMAGIDASPTDEILVEESVIGWKEYELEVMRDLADNVVIICSIENLDPMGVHTGDSITVAPAQTLTDKEYQILRDASLRIIREIGVETGGSNIQFGINPKDGRLVVIEMNPRVSRSSALASKATGFPIAKIAAKLSVGYTLDEIRNDITRETYASFEPTIDYVVTKIPRFTFEKFPKADATLTTQMKSVGEVMAIGRTFKESFQKALRSLEIGSHGLESRLFGQGEDSRRELTETEQALLNSKLRVPSWERLWYVGDAFRAGFSIEEVFELTNIDPWFLQHLAGIVAMETELTALAPGAREDAGILREAKQNGFSDKRLAQLWQMPEGEVRALRHRLGVLPVYKRVDTCGAEFVAFTPYLYSTYEEECEAAPSDCKKIMILGGGPNRIGQGIEFDYCCVHGVFALAEDGFETIMVNCNPETVSTDYDTSDRLYFEPLTLEDVLEIVAVEKPVGVIVQFGGQTPLKLAVALEQAGVPIIGTSPDAIDRAEDRERFQVLLHKLDLKQPENGLARSFEEAQKVAERIGYPVVVRPSYVLGGRAMEIVYNLEQLSNYMKYAVEASPEHPILVDKFLEDAIEVDVDALCDGTEVVIGGIMQHIEEAGIHSGDSACSLPPYSLAPAIVDDIRRQTESLALELNVIGLMNIQFAVKDAVVYLLEVNPRASRTVPFVSKATGRPLAQIAARVMAGKSLKELGIAGEIIPKHISVKESVFPFVKFPGVDTLLGPEMKSTGEVMGIDYEFGKAFAKSQLAANVKLPLSGSAFISVKNADKRHILESARKLAEAGFRLVATHGTASYLESHGVPVSHINKVKEGRPHVVDALKSREIQLVFNTTFGPQSVADSYSIRRTALMNNVAYYTTAAGINAAVDGILAMGREGLDVTPLQEYYPAK, encoded by the coding sequence ATGCCCAAACGTACGGACATCAAAAAGATTCTCATCGTCGGCGCGGGGCCGATCGTCATCGGTCAGGCCTGTGAGTTCGACTATTCCGGCACCCAGGCCTGCAAGGCGTTGAAGGAAGAGGGCTACGAAGTCGTACTGCTCAATTCCAACCCGGCCACCATTATGACCGACCCCGGCTTTGCCGACCGTACCTATGTGGAGCCAGTGACCCCTGAGGTTTTGGCGCGCATCATCGAGAAGGAGCGTCCCGATGCCCTGCTGCCGACCCTCGGCGGGCAGACCGCGCTCAACACGGCGGTGGCCGTGGCCAAGAACGGCACCCTCGACAAATTCGGCGTGGAACTCATCGGCGCCAAATTGCCGGCCATCGAAATGGCCGAGGACCGGACCCTCTTCAAGCAGGCGATGGAGCGCATCGGTGTGGCCGTCCCCCGTTCGGGGTTGGCGCACAACTACCAGGAAGTCCTGGAGGTCATTGAGCATGTCGGCTTCCCGGCCATCATCCGGCCTTCCTTCACCCTGGGCGGCACCGGCGGCGGCATCGCCTACAACCGGGAAGAGTACGAAACCATGGCCATGGCCGGGATCGACGCCTCGCCGACCGATGAAATCCTGGTCGAGGAATCGGTCATCGGCTGGAAAGAGTACGAGCTGGAGGTCATGCGCGACCTCGCCGACAACGTCGTCATCATCTGCTCCATCGAAAACCTCGATCCCATGGGGGTGCATACCGGCGACTCCATCACCGTCGCTCCGGCGCAAACGCTGACCGACAAGGAATACCAGATCCTGCGCGACGCCTCGTTGCGCATCATCCGCGAAATCGGCGTGGAAACGGGGGGCTCGAACATCCAGTTCGGCATCAACCCGAAGGACGGCCGACTGGTGGTGATCGAGATGAATCCCCGCGTCTCCCGCTCCTCGGCGCTGGCCTCCAAGGCCACCGGCTTCCCCATCGCTAAGATCGCCGCCAAGCTCTCCGTCGGCTACACCCTGGACGAGATCCGCAACGACATCACTCGGGAAACCTACGCCTCCTTCGAGCCGACCATCGACTACGTCGTCACCAAGATTCCCCGTTTCACTTTCGAGAAGTTTCCCAAGGCCGACGCGACGTTGACCACGCAGATGAAATCGGTGGGAGAGGTGATGGCCATCGGCCGGACCTTTAAGGAGAGCTTCCAGAAGGCGCTGCGCTCCCTGGAGATCGGCTCCCACGGCCTGGAGAGCCGCCTCTTCGGACAAGGTGAGGATTCGCGTCGGGAACTGACAGAAACGGAACAGGCCCTGTTGAACTCCAAGCTGCGGGTCCCCAGCTGGGAGCGCCTCTGGTACGTCGGCGACGCTTTCCGCGCCGGCTTTTCCATCGAAGAGGTGTTCGAGCTGACCAACATCGATCCCTGGTTCCTGCAGCATCTGGCCGGGATTGTGGCGATGGAGACGGAGCTGACCGCCTTGGCTCCTGGCGCTCGGGAAGATGCCGGAATCCTGCGCGAGGCCAAGCAAAACGGCTTTTCCGACAAGCGCCTGGCCCAACTCTGGCAAATGCCGGAAGGGGAGGTTCGTGCTCTGCGTCACCGCCTCGGCGTGCTCCCGGTCTACAAACGGGTCGATACCTGCGGCGCCGAGTTCGTCGCCTTTACCCCTTATCTTTACTCGACCTACGAAGAAGAGTGCGAGGCGGCGCCGAGCGACTGCAAGAAGATCATGATTCTCGGCGGCGGCCCCAACCGCATCGGCCAGGGGATCGAATTCGACTACTGCTGCGTGCACGGCGTCTTCGCCCTGGCCGAGGACGGTTTCGAGACGATCATGGTCAACTGCAACCCGGAGACGGTCTCCACTGACTACGACACCTCGGATCGCCTCTACTTCGAGCCGCTGACCCTGGAAGACGTGTTGGAGATCGTCGCCGTGGAAAAACCGGTCGGCGTCATCGTTCAATTCGGCGGGCAAACCCCGCTCAAGCTGGCGGTCGCCCTGGAACAGGCCGGAGTCCCGATCATCGGCACCTCGCCTGATGCCATCGACCGCGCCGAGGACCGGGAGCGCTTTCAGGTATTGCTGCACAAGCTCGACCTGAAACAGCCGGAAAACGGCCTGGCCCGCTCCTTCGAGGAAGCCCAGAAGGTAGCCGAGCGCATCGGCTACCCGGTGGTGGTGCGCCCCTCCTATGTGCTCGGCGGCCGGGCGATGGAGATCGTTTACAACCTGGAACAGCTCAGTAATTACATGAAGTACGCGGTCGAGGCCTCGCCCGAGCATCCGATTCTCGTTGACAAGTTTCTCGAAGACGCCATTGAGGTCGATGTGGACGCCCTCTGCGACGGTACCGAGGTTGTCATCGGCGGCATCATGCAGCATATTGAAGAGGCGGGTATTCACTCAGGCGATTCGGCCTGCTCCCTGCCGCCTTATTCCCTGGCCCCGGCCATCGTTGACGACATCCGCCGACAGACCGAGTCTCTGGCCCTGGAGCTGAACGTCATCGGCCTGATGAATATCCAGTTCGCGGTCAAGGACGCCGTCGTCTACCTGCTGGAGGTCAACCCCCGCGCCAGTCGGACCGTCCCCTTCGTCTCCAAGGCCACCGGTCGGCCGCTGGCCCAGATCGCCGCCCGGGTCATGGCCGGAAAATCTCTGAAAGAGCTTGGCATTGCCGGAGAAATCATTCCCAAGCATATCTCGGTCAAGGAATCGGTCTTCCCCTTCGTCAAATTCCCCGGCGTCGATACCCTGCTTGGTCCGGAAATGAAATCGACGGGCGAAGTCATGGGCATCGACTACGAATTTGGCAAGGCCTTCGCCAAGTCGCAGCTGGCGGCCAATGTCAAGTTGCCCTTGAGCGGTAGCGCCTTCATCAGCGTCAAGAATGCGGATAAGCGCCATATTCTCGAATCGGCGCGGAAACTGGCGGAAGCCGGCTTCCGGCTGGTGGCGACCCACGGCACGGCGAGCTATCTGGAATCCCACGGTGTCCCCGTCAGCCATATCAACAAGGTCAAGGAAGGGCGCCCCCATGTTGTCGACGCCCTGAAGAGCCGGGAAATCCAGCTGGTTTTCAACACCACCTTCGGACCTCAGTCCGTTGCCGACTCCTATTCCATCCGTCGCACGGCGCTGATGAACAACGTCGCTTACTACACCACCGCCGCCGGAATCAACGCCGCTGTCGACGGTATCCTTGCCATGGGGCGCGAAGGTCTTGACGTGACGCCCCTCCAAGAGTATTATCCAGCGAAATAA
- a CDS encoding type II toxin-antitoxin system RelE/ParE family toxin, whose product MAKRPLKRSLEYQTQVRRYARNLADRYRVEVAEAFLDRIAEAEKLLYENNLVGTDSPYLLAGEQVILKELYVDSGPVKYCIIYEVTDQYVGLVALWHGMGIRRTNSLLRIWENNK is encoded by the coding sequence ATGGCAAAACGTCCGCTTAAGCGCTCGCTCGAATACCAGACTCAGGTTCGGCGATATGCGCGGAATTTAGCGGACCGCTACAGAGTTGAGGTGGCGGAGGCGTTTCTCGACCGTATTGCAGAAGCGGAAAAACTTTTATACGAAAATAACCTTGTCGGTACCGATTCTCCTTATTTGCTGGCTGGGGAACAGGTGATCCTGAAAGAGTTGTATGTCGACTCGGGTCCGGTGAAATATTGCATCATCTATGAAGTAACCGATCAATATGTCGGCCTGGTTGCGCTTTGGCACGGCATGGGTATTCGTAGAACCAACTCGCTTCTTCGGATATGGGAAAATAATAAATAA